Proteins encoded in a region of the Paramagnetospirillum magneticum AMB-1 genome:
- the rodA gene encoding rod shape-determining protein RodA — MLRPLPRTPSRLNRTEMSMRDKIWQINWSLIAVLTAIAGVGFATLYSAAQGSIEPWAFKQMIRFAIGIGLMISVAMIDLRFWMRHAYTFYAIAFVLLVLVELKGTIGMGAQRWIDLGFIQLQPSEIMKIALILSLARYFHGAGQQEIGRPLFLIPPLIMVFTPAILVLKQPDLGTAMMLVMSSGALFFMAGVRMWKFVVVIAGAGAAVPVAWQFLREYQKKRVLIFMNPEDDPLGAGYHITQSKIALGSGGVFGKGYMMGTQSRLNFLPEKQTDFIFTMFAEEWGMMGGLVLLGLYALLLAYGYAIAIRCRSQFGRLVAHGIATTFFLYFFINTAMVMGLVPVVGVPLPLISYGGTAMLSLLVGWGLVMSAYIHRDIPISRRGMGED; from the coding sequence ATGCTCCGGCCGCTGCCGCGCACGCCGTCGCGCCTAAACCGGACCGAGATGTCCATGCGCGACAAGATCTGGCAGATCAACTGGTCGCTGATCGCCGTGCTGACCGCCATCGCCGGAGTGGGCTTCGCCACGCTGTACTCGGCGGCCCAGGGCTCGATCGAACCCTGGGCGTTCAAGCAGATGATCCGCTTCGCCATCGGCATCGGCCTGATGATCTCGGTGGCCATGATCGACCTGCGCTTCTGGATGCGCCATGCCTACACCTTCTACGCCATCGCCTTCGTGCTGCTGGTGCTGGTGGAACTGAAAGGCACCATCGGCATGGGGGCGCAGCGCTGGATCGACCTGGGCTTCATCCAGCTGCAGCCCTCGGAGATCATGAAGATCGCCCTGATTCTGTCGCTCGCCCGCTATTTTCACGGCGCCGGCCAGCAGGAGATCGGCCGACCGCTGTTCCTGATTCCGCCGCTGATCATGGTGTTCACCCCCGCCATCCTGGTGCTGAAGCAGCCCGATCTCGGCACCGCCATGATGCTGGTGATGAGTTCCGGCGCCCTGTTCTTCATGGCCGGAGTACGCATGTGGAAATTCGTGGTGGTCATCGCCGGGGCCGGTGCCGCCGTGCCGGTGGCCTGGCAGTTCCTGCGCGAATACCAGAAGAAGCGCGTGCTGATCTTCATGAATCCCGAGGACGATCCCCTGGGCGCCGGCTATCACATCACCCAGTCCAAGATCGCCCTGGGCTCGGGGGGCGTGTTCGGCAAGGGCTATATGATGGGGACGCAAAGCCGCCTCAACTTCCTGCCGGAAAAGCAGACCGACTTCATCTTCACCATGTTCGCCGAGGAATGGGGCATGATGGGCGGGCTGGTGCTGCTGGGGCTCTACGCCCTGCTGCTGGCCTATGGCTACGCCATCGCCATCCGCTGCCGCTCGCAGTTCGGCCGGCTGGTGGCCCACGGCATCGCCACCACCTTCTTCCTCTATTTCTTCATCAACACCGCCATGGTGATGGGACTGGTGCCGGTGGTCGGCGTGCCGCTGCCGCTGATCTCCTATGGCGGCACCGCCATGCTGTCGCTGCTGGTGGGCTGGGGCCTGGTGATGAGCGCCTATATCCACCGCGACATCCCCATCTCGCGGCGCGGCATGGGCGAGGACTAG
- a CDS encoding STAS domain-containing protein → MEIREEQAGDATVLVPLARVDSSTAKAFEARVLAVVNAGAPKILIDFGELDYISSAGLRVVLVGAKMTRGTRKFALCSMKPHIREVFDVSGFAKILSIYADRTAALAAL, encoded by the coding sequence ATGGAAATCCGTGAAGAGCAGGCTGGCGATGCCACCGTGCTGGTCCCCCTGGCCCGGGTGGACAGTTCGACGGCCAAGGCCTTCGAGGCCCGGGTCCTGGCAGTGGTCAACGCCGGCGCGCCGAAGATTCTGATCGATTTCGGGGAACTGGACTACATCTCCAGCGCCGGCCTGCGCGTGGTTCTGGTGGGCGCCAAGATGACGCGGGGCACCCGCAAATTCGCCCTGTGCTCCATGAAGCCCCATATCCGCGAGGTGTTCGACGTCTCGGGCTTCGCCAAGATCCTGTCCATCTACGCCGACCGGACCGCCGCTCTCGCCGCCCTGTGA
- a CDS encoding SpoIIE family protein phosphatase, whose translation MLLRTRVTLIVTATYSLLVAGLFFAGVKNEDLADERYVQATLNGQQIFWDKLVENTVQRLEGATPLLLANQEMISAIARKSPSEAREAMTPTIAGLTRRGVGRVEIVGLDGDLLYSSQGSLLETPLVDAGTVRLIAETGKARTGVTQNSDKQFIAAITVPLAALDKAVIGVATIVSDLRPPLEEFKASTGSDVFLVDRAGHMTDGTNDLLWRVFESKISVRKSRLETWRDGSRFYSVVVFPLSDGEGRVIGALVSVRDSTDTQARQHEIRMIAIGAVGVFLLLVLVVFSVYLRRSFDPLDQAIAVLNALSRGDTSVMLDVRHENDEIGRIASTVGVFRENAIKIDMLEERRERQRRRQELFIRLQMLRLSEMLEQDAREAVLGDLKQIEELSNRSTSGDQGGDGAKGELEVLAVAFQTMSSRIREQHERLESLIAERTRDVEILREALRTRDQLAALRQELDFARELQLSSLPQVFPPFPDRAEFQIHASMVPAKEVGGDFYDFFFIDHHNLGFVIGDASGKGVPAAMFIAITRSLVKAVAPLSSSPGECLAFVNTMLARDNPQTLFATCFYGVLDTRTGEVGFCNAGHPPPMILRGDGRVDAIRDVSGVALGVMEDLDYETGHFQLAPGEVVHLYTDGVTEAQDSVDALYDEPRLIAELGRTADTAPEAVIAAVLRSVEAFVGSAPQFDDITMLTLRFDLASNEADAPMEDRPRLMLTGFPATGGNEMDGRAQGAPEDEIAAPPVRQPAATPSVSVPMEPDRVAMVIANDVGELERLAELVDVFVEKHNLPEKLAFNLNVCLDELITNIISYGYDDEDSHEIQVEFVYDGREFVTTIIDDAKEYNPFVEAPIPDLDLDVDDRPIGGLGVFLVKEFMDGTDYAHEGGRNTTTLRKTISA comes from the coding sequence ATGCTGCTCCGCACCCGCGTAACCCTCATCGTCACCGCGACCTATTCCCTGCTGGTGGCGGGGCTGTTCTTCGCGGGGGTGAAGAACGAGGATCTGGCCGACGAGCGCTATGTCCAGGCCACCTTGAACGGCCAGCAGATCTTCTGGGACAAGCTGGTGGAGAACACCGTCCAGCGCCTGGAGGGGGCCACGCCGCTGCTGTTGGCCAATCAGGAGATGATTTCCGCCATCGCCCGCAAGAGCCCCAGCGAGGCGCGCGAGGCTATGACGCCGACCATCGCCGGCCTGACCCGGCGCGGCGTGGGCCGGGTGGAGATCGTCGGCCTGGACGGCGACCTGCTGTATTCGTCCCAGGGATCGCTGCTGGAGACTCCGCTGGTGGATGCCGGCACCGTGCGTCTGATCGCCGAGACGGGCAAGGCGCGCACCGGCGTCACCCAGAACAGCGACAAGCAGTTCATCGCCGCCATCACCGTGCCTCTGGCGGCGCTGGACAAGGCGGTGATCGGCGTGGCCACCATCGTCTCCGACCTGCGTCCGCCGCTGGAGGAGTTCAAGGCGTCCACCGGCTCGGACGTCTTCCTGGTGGATCGCGCCGGCCATATGACCGACGGCACCAACGACCTGCTGTGGCGGGTCTTCGAGTCCAAGATCTCGGTACGCAAGAGCCGGCTGGAGACCTGGCGCGACGGCTCGCGCTTCTATTCCGTGGTGGTGTTTCCGCTGTCCGACGGCGAGGGCAGGGTGATCGGCGCCCTGGTCAGCGTGCGCGATTCCACCGACACCCAGGCCCGCCAGCACGAAATCCGCATGATCGCCATCGGTGCGGTGGGGGTGTTCCTGCTGCTGGTGCTGGTGGTGTTCTCGGTCTATCTGCGCCGCTCGTTCGACCCTCTCGACCAGGCCATCGCCGTGCTGAACGCCCTGTCGCGGGGCGACACCTCGGTGATGCTGGACGTGCGGCACGAAAACGACGAGATCGGCCGCATCGCCAGCACCGTGGGCGTGTTCCGCGAGAACGCCATCAAGATCGACATGCTGGAGGAGCGGCGCGAGCGCCAGCGCCGCCGCCAGGAACTGTTCATCCGGCTGCAGATGCTGCGCCTGTCCGAGATGCTGGAGCAGGACGCCCGCGAGGCGGTGCTGGGTGATCTGAAGCAGATCGAGGAATTGTCCAACCGCTCGACCTCGGGCGACCAGGGCGGCGACGGCGCCAAGGGCGAGCTGGAAGTGTTGGCGGTGGCCTTCCAGACCATGTCGTCGCGCATCCGCGAACAGCACGAGCGTCTGGAATCGCTGATCGCCGAGCGCACCCGTGACGTGGAGATCCTGCGCGAGGCCCTGCGCACCCGCGACCAGCTGGCGGCGCTTCGCCAGGAACTGGACTTCGCCCGCGAGCTGCAGCTGTCCTCGCTGCCCCAGGTCTTCCCGCCCTTCCCCGACCGGGCCGAGTTCCAGATCCATGCCTCCATGGTGCCCGCCAAGGAGGTGGGAGGCGACTTCTACGACTTCTTCTTCATCGATCACCACAATCTGGGCTTCGTCATCGGCGACGCCTCGGGCAAGGGCGTGCCGGCGGCCATGTTCATCGCCATCACCCGCTCGCTGGTCAAGGCGGTGGCGCCGCTGTCCAGTTCCCCCGGCGAATGCCTGGCCTTCGTCAATACCATGCTGGCCCGCGACAACCCCCAGACCCTGTTCGCCACCTGCTTCTACGGCGTGCTCGACACCCGCACCGGCGAGGTGGGCTTTTGCAATGCCGGCCATCCGCCGCCCATGATCCTGCGCGGCGATGGCCGGGTGGACGCCATCCGCGACGTGTCGGGCGTGGCGTTGGGCGTCATGGAGGATCTGGACTACGAGACCGGCCACTTCCAGCTGGCGCCGGGCGAGGTGGTCCATCTCTATACCGACGGCGTGACCGAGGCCCAGGATTCCGTCGACGCCCTCTATGACGAGCCGCGGCTGATCGCCGAACTGGGCCGCACTGCCGACACCGCCCCCGAGGCGGTGATCGCCGCCGTGCTGCGCTCGGTCGAGGCCTTCGTTGGATCCGCGCCACAATTCGACGATATCACCATGTTGACCTTGCGGTTCGATCTGGCTTCCAATGAGGCGGATGCGCCCATGGAAGACCGGCCGCGGCTGATGCTGACCGGCTTTCCGGCGACGGGAGGCAACGAGATGGACGGCAGGGCCCAGGGGGCGCCCGAGGACGAAATCGCGGCGCCGCCGGTGCGGCAGCCCGCCGCCACGCCGTCCGTCTCCGTCCCCATGGAACCCGACCGGGTCGCCATGGTCATCGCCAATGATGTGGGGGAACTGGAGCGTCTCGCCGAATTGGTCGATGTCTTCGTGGAGAAACACAATCTCCCGGAGAAGCTGGCGTTCAACCTCAACGTCTGTCTGGACGAATTGATCACCAATATTATCTCATATGGATATGATGACGAGGATAGTCATGAAATCCAGGTGGAGTTCGTCTACGATGGCCGCGAATTCGTGACCACCATCATCGACGATGCCAAGGAGTACAATCCCTTCGTTGAGGCTCCGATCCCCGATCTCGACCTGGACGTGGATGACCGCCCCATCGGCGGGCTGGGGGTGTTTCTGGTGAAGGAATTCATGGATGGAACCGATTACGCGCACGAGGGGGGGCGCAACACCACCACGCTGCGCAAGACGATTTCGGCATAG
- a CDS encoding formyl transferase, giving the protein MILNTLLPRLADCKVMVLMSEKTRPVENTVPELAEIKFYERDLPVDILFPLLDRAEVGRGEAPRARLETFAALSARYGITIESITDLNGPDGEARIRAFAPDLTISARFSLIFKPNTYDIPPLGTYNIHPGALPRYAGLFAPFRCMLDGSDAIGCTLHRVDKGIDTGPIVGIGYLPVDRSRSLLWHVVNTYRPGLDLFLAMLDGLRQGREPQYAVQDFSQRQYVSLPGAEPFADFRAKGLKLFEPNEYLEILSGFLPPDMAMPSAVARAVNNGRGDPCCSAPA; this is encoded by the coding sequence TTGATTCTCAATACGCTGTTGCCGCGCCTTGCCGATTGCAAGGTGATGGTGCTGATGAGCGAGAAGACCCGGCCCGTAGAGAACACCGTCCCCGAACTGGCGGAGATCAAGTTCTACGAACGCGATCTGCCGGTGGACATCTTGTTCCCGCTGCTCGATCGCGCCGAGGTGGGGCGTGGCGAGGCGCCGAGGGCTCGTCTTGAGACCTTTGCCGCCCTGTCGGCCCGCTATGGCATCACCATCGAGAGCATCACCGATCTCAATGGCCCGGACGGTGAGGCCCGCATTCGGGCCTTTGCTCCCGACCTGACCATTTCGGCGCGCTTCTCGCTGATCTTCAAGCCCAACACCTACGATATCCCCCCCCTGGGGACCTATAACATCCATCCCGGCGCCCTGCCGCGCTATGCCGGCCTGTTTGCGCCGTTCCGCTGCATGCTGGACGGCTCCGACGCCATCGGCTGCACCCTCCACCGGGTGGACAAGGGCATCGATACCGGTCCCATTGTCGGGATCGGCTATCTGCCCGTGGATCGTAGCCGCTCGCTGCTCTGGCATGTGGTCAACACCTACCGGCCGGGCCTGGACCTGTTCCTCGCCATGCTGGATGGATTGCGCCAGGGGCGCGAGCCCCAGTATGCGGTGCAGGATTTCAGCCAGCGGCAATACGTCTCGCTGCCCGGAGCCGAGCCCTTCGCCGATTTCCGGGCCAAGGGTCTGAAGTTGTTCGAGCCCAACGAATATCTCGAAATCCTGTCGGGTTTCCTGCCGCCGGACATGGCCATGCCCAGCGCGGTGGCCCGGGCGGTGAACAACGGGCGGGGGGACCCATGCTGCTCCGCACCCGCGTAA
- a CDS encoding ABC transporter substrate-binding protein, translating to MRRLAALCLVLCSLVWPGAAPAAEAAKPFRIYMALWRGWEDAAQGFKDYFANQGIPVELIIRDAGQDKAKLKEFVAEAKALKVDLVFTWGTTVSEEMLGRLDAVDPAQHITDIPAVFAVVSQPVGGVVPSLTSSERNITGTLYLVPMETQVNLIQSYRPLQRLGMVYNPLERNSQVAAEQLEGIGKATGFSVVALPVEVEGGKPKASSIAAKVAEIKAARVDFLYIPPDTFLNVNRDLLTQAALDHAIPTFAAAENPVVTSKAMFGGVYRYYTVGQLTAYKAEQILVRKIAPKDIPIDAPKRLSVLINMPVVRQIGLFPPMKLMGLAEIIDGTEAKESKP from the coding sequence ATGAGGCGCCTCGCAGCCCTTTGCCTGGTCCTTTGCTCCTTGGTCTGGCCGGGCGCCGCCCCGGCGGCCGAGGCGGCCAAGCCCTTCCGCATCTACATGGCCCTGTGGCGGGGCTGGGAAGATGCTGCCCAGGGCTTCAAGGATTACTTCGCCAACCAGGGCATCCCGGTGGAACTGATCATTCGCGATGCCGGCCAGGACAAGGCCAAGCTGAAGGAGTTCGTCGCCGAGGCCAAGGCGCTGAAGGTGGATCTGGTCTTCACCTGGGGCACCACGGTCAGCGAGGAGATGCTGGGGCGTCTCGATGCCGTCGATCCGGCGCAGCATATCACCGATATCCCGGCGGTGTTCGCCGTGGTGTCGCAGCCGGTGGGCGGCGTGGTTCCCAGCCTGACCTCGTCGGAACGCAACATCACCGGCACGCTCTATCTGGTTCCCATGGAGACCCAGGTCAACCTGATCCAGTCCTACCGGCCGCTGCAGCGGCTGGGGATGGTCTACAACCCCTTGGAGCGCAATTCCCAGGTGGCGGCGGAGCAATTGGAAGGTATCGGCAAGGCCACCGGCTTCAGCGTCGTCGCCTTGCCGGTGGAGGTGGAGGGCGGCAAGCCCAAGGCCTCGAGCATCGCGGCCAAAGTGGCCGAGATCAAGGCGGCTCGGGTGGATTTCCTTTACATCCCGCCCGATACCTTTCTCAACGTCAACCGCGATCTCCTGACCCAGGCGGCGCTGGACCATGCCATCCCCACCTTCGCCGCGGCGGAGAATCCGGTGGTGACCTCCAAGGCCATGTTCGGCGGCGTCTACCGCTATTACACGGTCGGTCAACTGACCGCCTACAAGGCGGAACAGATTCTGGTGCGCAAGATTGCGCCCAAGGACATTCCCATCGATGCGCCCAAGCGATTGTCGGTGCTGATCAACATGCCGGTGGTGCGTCAGATCGGTCTCTTCCCCCCCATGAAGCTGATGGGGCTGGCCGAGATCATCGACGGGACCGAGGCGAAGGAGAGCAAGCCTTGA
- a CDS encoding MFS transporter, with translation MILDRTRPLFIRLLVLVALVLVPPVAWIANEAMGEFTRGLTPEMDKKAEAIGRDLEQSVERAVGYGIPLDQLQGVGQFFAPVLAANPELRYLAITDRGGKVLFAEGVEPSALQSVYGGADFKADMEHSRKFTLGGFVDLAQPMNIKGTRIGHVHVGMDQDYVRGRVQEILIDLAVVTLVAFLVAVEILLFVVTFNITGPMRVVGIVMDRVRRGDFSASAGVTSDDEVGRFVHGFNSAIRLADQLFRRLEAYVDEVKAAHFDPGVVEKVKDIESRVRFLFRFARNGQTEIVNEHQATDIRLPLFLFVFAEEISRSFMPLYIRDLYAPISGLTPELVMGLPIALFMLVIALASPSASLLANRLGARRVFLIGLVPATIGFVMSGLAFSVYDLIVWRVATALGYAFITMACQGYIAQVSRQQTRAQGLGVYVGAVLTASVCGTGIGGVLAERVGFRVTFIVAAVLTVVTAILIWRLLDSAQPVAEGASPRKRDFLRLLRNWRFSALVVFAAIPAKIALTGFLFFLVPLTLSQYPAIDLGDMARMMMAYPVSVVLLSPLAARFADRVGWRAGLLAVGGLIGGAGLVLPAFWGEPVIAVQVAILMLGISHGLSASPQLAMIPDLCWTECRAIGQTNVLAFLRLAERIGSFAGPLLAAVLIPLYGHQGAIVALGWVVLAMAAVFAVLSFAYHAGPHIEAEWDE, from the coding sequence ATGATCCTTGACCGCACTCGCCCGCTGTTCATCCGCCTGCTGGTGCTGGTCGCGCTGGTGTTGGTACCGCCGGTAGCGTGGATCGCCAACGAGGCCATGGGAGAATTCACCCGCGGCCTGACGCCCGAGATGGACAAGAAGGCCGAGGCCATCGGCCGCGACCTGGAACAATCGGTGGAACGGGCTGTGGGCTATGGCATTCCGCTCGACCAGCTTCAGGGAGTGGGGCAATTCTTCGCCCCCGTCCTGGCGGCCAATCCGGAATTGCGCTATCTGGCCATCACCGATCGCGGCGGCAAGGTGCTGTTCGCGGAAGGGGTCGAGCCTTCCGCCCTGCAATCGGTCTATGGCGGAGCCGATTTCAAGGCTGACATGGAGCATTCGCGCAAGTTCACCCTGGGCGGTTTTGTCGATCTGGCGCAGCCCATGAACATCAAGGGCACGCGAATCGGCCACGTCCATGTGGGCATGGATCAGGATTATGTCCGGGGCCGCGTCCAGGAGATTCTCATCGATCTGGCGGTGGTCACCCTGGTGGCGTTTCTGGTGGCGGTGGAGATCCTGCTGTTCGTGGTGACCTTCAACATCACGGGACCCATGCGGGTAGTGGGAATCGTCATGGACCGGGTCCGGCGCGGCGATTTCAGCGCATCGGCCGGGGTGACCTCGGACGACGAGGTCGGGCGCTTCGTCCACGGCTTCAACTCCGCCATCCGGCTGGCCGATCAGCTTTTCCGTCGGCTCGAGGCCTATGTGGACGAGGTCAAGGCCGCCCATTTCGATCCGGGGGTGGTCGAGAAGGTCAAGGATATCGAATCCCGGGTGCGCTTCCTGTTCCGCTTCGCCCGCAACGGCCAGACCGAAATCGTCAACGAGCACCAGGCCACCGACATTCGTCTGCCGCTGTTCCTGTTCGTGTTCGCGGAAGAGATTTCGCGCTCGTTCATGCCGCTTTACATCCGCGACCTCTATGCCCCCATTTCCGGGTTGACGCCGGAACTGGTGATGGGGCTGCCCATCGCCCTGTTCATGCTGGTAATTGCCCTGGCGTCGCCCTCGGCGTCGCTGCTGGCCAACCGGCTGGGGGCGCGCCGGGTGTTCCTGATTGGCCTGGTGCCCGCTACCATCGGTTTCGTCATGTCGGGTCTGGCGTTTTCCGTCTATGACCTGATCGTGTGGCGGGTGGCGACGGCGCTGGGATATGCCTTCATCACCATGGCCTGCCAGGGCTATATCGCCCAGGTGTCGCGGCAGCAGACCCGCGCCCAGGGGCTGGGCGTTTATGTGGGCGCCGTGCTGACCGCCAGCGTCTGCGGCACCGGCATCGGCGGCGTGCTGGCGGAAAGGGTGGGCTTTCGCGTTACCTTCATCGTGGCGGCGGTGCTGACGGTGGTGACAGCCATCCTGATCTGGCGCCTGCTGGACAGCGCCCAGCCGGTGGCCGAGGGGGCGTCGCCCCGCAAGCGCGACTTCCTGCGGCTGTTGCGCAACTGGCGCTTTTCGGCACTGGTGGTCTTTGCCGCCATTCCGGCCAAGATCGCGCTGACCGGATTTTTGTTTTTTCTGGTGCCGCTCACCCTCAGCCAGTATCCGGCCATCGATCTCGGCGACATGGCCAGGATGATGATGGCCTATCCGGTATCGGTGGTTCTGCTGTCCCCGCTGGCGGCCCGCTTTGCCGACCGCGTGGGCTGGCGGGCCGGGCTGCTGGCGGTGGGGGGGCTGATCGGCGGGGCCGGTCTGGTGTTGCCCGCCTTCTGGGGCGAGCCGGTGATCGCGGTACAGGTAGCCATCCTGATGCTGGGCATCTCGCACGGCCTGTCGGCCTCGCCGCAACTGGCCATGATTCCGGACCTGTGCTGGACCGAGTGCCGCGCCATCGGCCAGACTAATGTGCTGGCCTTCCTGCGTCTGGCGGAACGCATCGGCAGCTTTGCCGGTCCGCTGCTGGCGGCGGTGCTGATTCCTCTCTACGGTCATCAGGGGGCGATCGTGGCGCTGGGCTGGGTGGTGCTGGCCATGGCGGCGGTGTTCGCCGTCCTGTCCTTCGCCTACCATGCCGGCCCCCATATCGAGGCGGAGTGGGACGAATGA
- the murI gene encoding glutamate racemase, protein MAAAIRRAMPDERLLYLGDVARQPYGTKSPRTVTRYAVQAAEFLVEKGIKALVVACNTASAVALEAIAERFPGLPVLGVVEAGADGAARASARGRIVVAATEGTCRSEAYERAIARRRDGALVRCVPCPLFVALAEEGLTDGPIVDSVARHYLGSLFDGTEPGDCLVLGCTHFPLLAPALSRLAGPEVTLVDCAEATSSMLVRLLEGREAPKGSGGGLHLISTDAPERFARMAGKLFPALGAVPAVELADL, encoded by the coding sequence GTGGCCGCCGCCATTCGTCGCGCCATGCCCGACGAGCGGTTGCTCTACCTGGGGGACGTGGCGCGCCAGCCCTATGGGACGAAGTCACCCCGCACCGTGACCCGTTACGCGGTCCAGGCGGCTGAATTCCTGGTTGAGAAGGGAATCAAGGCCTTGGTGGTGGCCTGCAACACCGCTTCGGCGGTGGCGCTGGAGGCCATTGCCGAGCGCTTTCCCGGCCTGCCGGTCCTGGGCGTGGTTGAAGCCGGCGCAGACGGAGCCGCCCGAGCCTCGGCCCGGGGGCGCATCGTGGTGGCCGCCACGGAAGGGACATGCCGCTCCGAAGCCTATGAGCGGGCCATCGCCCGGCGCCGCGACGGCGCGCTGGTGCGCTGCGTGCCCTGCCCGCTGTTCGTGGCCCTGGCCGAGGAGGGCCTCACCGACGGCCCCATCGTGGACAGCGTCGCCCGCCATTACCTCGGCTCGCTGTTCGACGGAACCGAACCGGGAGACTGCCTGGTGCTGGGCTGCACCCATTTTCCATTGCTGGCCCCCGCCCTGTCGCGGCTGGCGGGACCGGAGGTCACCCTGGTGGATTGCGCCGAGGCGACCTCGTCCATGCTGGTTCGCCTGCTGGAGGGACGCGAGGCGCCCAAGGGCAGTGGTGGCGGATTGCACCTGATCTCCACCGACGCGCCCGAACGCTTCGCCCGCATGGCGGGCAAGCTGTTCCCCGCCCTGGGCGCCGTCCCGGCGGTGGAACTGGCCGATCTTTAA
- a CDS encoding glycosyltransferase family 4 protein, translating to MRIALVTDAWTPQRNGVVRVLATLAATLGDLGHLIRVIEPSAFVTIPCPSYPEIPLALLPGRKVARLLEEFGPDAVHIATEGPLGWAARSWCQKHRRPFTTAYHTKFPEYISTRTGMPVSWPYALMRRFHGPAAAVLCPSPSVHRELLQKDFANALPWSHGVDTQVFQPGPKDFLDLPRPIFMYVGRVAVEKNLPAFLGLDLPGSKVVVGDGPARAGLMKHFADTHFRIVNGDQELARAYRAADVFVFPSRTDTFGLVMLEALASGVPVAAFPVTGPRDVVGDAKVGVLDEDLRAAALRALSIPPEDCRRHASRFSWARVAAEFLSHLRPFHPQARAG from the coding sequence ATGCGCATCGCCCTGGTCACCGACGCCTGGACACCTCAACGCAACGGCGTGGTCCGGGTGCTCGCCACCCTGGCCGCCACCTTGGGCGATCTGGGGCATCTGATCCGAGTGATCGAACCCTCGGCCTTCGTCACCATCCCCTGTCCATCCTATCCGGAAATTCCCCTGGCCCTGCTGCCCGGCCGCAAGGTCGCCCGCCTGCTGGAGGAATTCGGCCCCGATGCCGTCCACATCGCCACCGAGGGGCCGCTGGGCTGGGCGGCGCGCTCCTGGTGCCAGAAGCACCGCCGGCCCTTCACCACCGCCTATCACACCAAGTTTCCCGAATACATCAGCACCCGCACCGGAATGCCGGTGTCGTGGCCCTACGCCCTGATGCGGCGCTTCCACGGTCCGGCGGCGGCGGTGCTGTGCCCGTCGCCGTCGGTGCACCGCGAATTGCTCCAGAAGGACTTCGCCAACGCCCTGCCGTGGTCCCACGGGGTGGACACCCAGGTGTTCCAGCCCGGCCCCAAGGATTTTCTCGACCTGCCCCGCCCCATCTTCATGTATGTGGGCCGGGTGGCGGTGGAGAAGAACCTGCCCGCCTTCCTCGGCCTCGACCTGCCGGGCTCCAAGGTGGTGGTGGGCGACGGACCGGCCCGGGCGGGGTTGATGAAGCACTTCGCCGACACCCATTTCCGCATCGTCAACGGCGACCAGGAATTGGCGCGGGCCTATCGCGCCGCCGATGTCTTCGTCTTTCCGTCCCGCACCGACACCTTCGGCCTGGTGATGCTGGAAGCCCTGGCCTCGGGCGTTCCCGTGGCCGCCTTCCCGGTGACCGGCCCAAGGGACGTGGTGGGCGACGCCAAGGTGGGAGTGCTGGACGAGGATCTGCGGGCCGCCGCCCTGCGCGCCCTGTCCATCCCGCCCGAGGATTGCCGGCGCCACGCCAGCCGCTTTTCCTGGGCCAGGGTGGCGGCGGAATTCCTCAGCCACCTGCGCCCGTTCCACCCGCAGGCACGAGCCGGTTGA
- a CDS encoding thermonuclease family protein, producing MHTIIVALIALAVSAPALAAGPPPAAATPAPAAPMAAPAPRCAEDAEGGACVWGKAEGYDAGALQVRGLHVALAGVLAPGRKDLCGSKSAKEEFDCARPARKRMGELVARGVACEILDVASGQLWGRCKVAEGDLGRLLVSAGLARAAKDGPYAEAQKQAVTARRGLWAADMVLPRDWETARRKAEDEE from the coding sequence ATGCATACAATCATCGTTGCCCTGATCGCCCTAGCCGTGTCGGCTCCCGCCCTGGCGGCGGGGCCGCCTCCCGCCGCCGCCACGCCCGCTCCCGCCGCGCCAATGGCAGCGCCTGCGCCGCGCTGCGCCGAGGATGCCGAGGGCGGGGCCTGCGTCTGGGGCAAGGCGGAGGGCTATGACGCCGGGGCGCTGCAGGTGCGCGGCCTGCATGTGGCCCTGGCGGGCGTTCTCGCCCCCGGGCGCAAGGATCTGTGCGGCTCGAAATCGGCCAAGGAAGAATTCGACTGCGCCCGCCCGGCCAGGAAACGCATGGGCGAACTGGTGGCCAGGGGCGTGGCCTGCGAGATCCTCGACGTGGCCTCGGGTCAGCTCTGGGGGCGCTGCAAGGTGGCCGAGGGCGATCTCGGACGGCTGCTGGTGAGCGCGGGGTTGGCCCGCGCCGCCAAGGACGGCCCCTATGCCGAGGCGCAGAAGCAGGCGGTGACCGCCCGGCGCGGCCTGTGGGCCGCCGACATGGTGCTGCCCCGCGACTGGGAAACGGCGCGGCGCAAGGCCGAGGACGAGGAGTAG
- a CDS encoding DUF2249 domain-containing protein, with the protein MSEPQLDVRTIQPRDRHPQIFGTFESLAVGGAFILVNDHDPKPLYYHFNAERAGTFGWEYLEEGPEVWRVRISRAA; encoded by the coding sequence ATGTCCGAACCGCAACTCGACGTCCGCACCATCCAGCCCCGCGACCGTCATCCGCAGATCTTCGGAACCTTCGAATCCCTGGCGGTGGGCGGCGCCTTCATCCTGGTCAATGACCATGATCCCAAGCCGCTGTATTATCACTTCAACGCCGAGCGGGCCGGGACCTTCGGCTGGGAATACCTGGAAGAAGGCCCCGAGGTCTGGCGGGTGCGCATTTCCCGGGCGGCCTAG